One stretch of Pararhizobium qamdonense DNA includes these proteins:
- a CDS encoding DUF3422 family protein: protein MAKRSFAFPSAPARAQALGEIHARPYALVTSPRVIFQLAFMTDGGAAVDHAVLSELSRARGVSPPSREASHHAISWGQGTLRWERHTEFSTYFWDGVIPEQFGGDVTTHPFGDGFSPPGTLISGIRLEIRPDTEETRAAMSAFDPTSLCYSDIKNGQSVVLTDFRQNGDGLTQILVIDRGMTEAGTGALVQRLLDIETYRTLAMLGLPLAQSLSPDIRRIEDGLTGVTQRMRTSAREHADEMLAEITLLAAELEAGAALSLYRFGASRAYYGIVQERIRSLIETGVPGYETLGTFLERRLAPAMRTCQSVEERQANLSRKLTRATALLRSWVDVELERQNSVLLNSMDRRAKLQLRLQQTVEGLSVAAISYYVVGLFGYIAKALESEGIPIKSSVLTGFFVPVAVLAMWLVVRRIRKHHADEDRESL from the coding sequence ATGGCCAAACGCAGTTTCGCATTTCCGTCGGCTCCGGCCCGCGCCCAGGCGCTGGGCGAGATCCATGCGCGTCCATATGCGCTGGTCACGTCGCCGCGCGTGATTTTCCAGCTTGCCTTCATGACCGATGGCGGGGCCGCCGTCGATCATGCGGTTCTGTCGGAATTGTCGCGCGCCCGCGGCGTCTCGCCGCCGAGCCGCGAGGCCAGCCACCATGCGATCTCCTGGGGGCAGGGCACGCTGCGGTGGGAGCGCCATACCGAATTCTCGACCTATTTCTGGGATGGCGTCATTCCCGAGCAGTTCGGCGGCGACGTGACCACGCATCCGTTCGGCGATGGCTTTTCGCCGCCGGGCACGCTGATCTCCGGCATCCGGCTGGAAATCCGGCCGGACACGGAAGAGACCCGCGCGGCGATGAGCGCGTTCGACCCGACCAGCCTCTGTTACAGCGATATCAAGAACGGCCAGTCGGTGGTGCTCACCGATTTCCGCCAGAATGGCGACGGCCTGACGCAGATCCTCGTTATCGATCGCGGCATGACAGAGGCCGGGACGGGCGCGCTCGTGCAGCGGCTGCTCGATATCGAGACCTATCGCACGCTGGCAATGCTCGGCCTGCCTTTGGCGCAGTCGCTGTCGCCGGATATCCGCCGGATCGAGGATGGGCTGACCGGCGTCACCCAGCGGATGCGCACCAGCGCCCGCGAACATGCCGACGAAATGCTGGCCGAGATCACCCTTCTTGCGGCCGAACTGGAGGCAGGAGCCGCGCTCAGCCTCTACCGTTTCGGTGCCAGCCGCGCCTATTACGGCATCGTTCAGGAGCGCATTCGCTCGCTGATCGAAACCGGCGTGCCGGGCTATGAAACGCTCGGCACGTTCCTGGAGCGGCGCCTGGCGCCGGCGATGCGCACCTGCCAGTCGGTCGAAGAGCGCCAGGCCAACCTGTCGCGCAAGCTCACCCGCGCCACCGCCCTGCTCAGAAGCTGGGTCGATGTCGAACTCGAGCGTCAAAACAGTGTGCTGCTCAATTCGATGGACCGCCGCGCCAAGCTGCAGCTGCGCCTGCAGCAGACAGTCGAAGGGCTCTCGGTCGCCGCCATCTCCTATTATGTCGTCGGCCTGTTCGGCTACATCGCCAAGGCTCTGGAAAGCGAGGGCATTCCGATCAAGTCGAGCGTGCTGACCGGTTTCTTCGTGCCGGTCGCGGTTCTTGCCATGTGGCTGGTCGTCCGGCGCATCCGCAAGCATCATGCTGACGAGGACCGCGAAAGCCTCTAA
- a CDS encoding FadR/GntR family transcriptional regulator, whose product MTDDTIDAFARIPHSRTSGEIIQQIELLILEGVLRDSERLPSERDLSGRFDVSRPILREALKELEARGLLVSHHGGGTFVADVIGQVFSKPVIDLISRHQKATQDYLEYRRELEGMTAEFAARRATRFDRDMLTRIMEEMRAAHLSGSAEGGLKTDVELHSAIGECAHNIILLHTLRACYRLLSGGIFFSREVLFAAPGAGDMLLAQHEAIYEAIMAGNPAQAREAAQAHIDFIITATRDAERSGEWARISQLRMQQRDRQG is encoded by the coding sequence GTGACCGACGACACTATTGATGCCTTTGCCCGCATCCCGCATAGCCGGACCTCCGGCGAGATCATCCAGCAGATCGAGCTGCTCATTCTCGAAGGCGTGCTGCGCGACAGCGAGCGGCTGCCAAGCGAACGGGATCTGTCGGGCCGGTTCGATGTGTCGCGGCCGATCCTGCGCGAGGCGTTGAAGGAGCTGGAGGCGCGGGGCCTGCTTGTGAGCCATCACGGCGGCGGTACCTTCGTGGCGGATGTCATCGGGCAGGTATTTTCCAAGCCGGTCATCGACCTGATCTCGCGCCATCAGAAGGCGACGCAGGATTATCTCGAATATCGCCGCGAACTGGAAGGCATGACCGCGGAGTTCGCCGCGCGCCGCGCCACCCGGTTCGACCGGGACATGCTGACCCGGATCATGGAGGAGATGCGGGCGGCCCATCTGTCCGGCTCGGCCGAAGGCGGGCTGAAGACCGATGTCGAGCTGCACAGCGCGATTGGCGAATGCGCCCATAACATCATTCTCTTGCACACGCTGCGCGCCTGTTACCGGCTGTTGAGCGGTGGCATCTTCTTCAGCCGCGAGGTGCTGTTTGCAGCGCCCGGCGCCGGTGACATGCTGCTGGCCCAGCATGAGGCAATCTACGAGGCGATCATGGCGGGCAATCCGGCGCAGGCGCGCGAGGCAGCCCAGGCGCATATCGACTTCATCATCACCGCCACGCGGGACGCCGAACGCTCGGGCGAATGGGCCCGGATCTCGCAGCTGAGAATGCAGCAGCGCGACCGGCAAGGTTAG
- a CDS encoding NUDIX hydrolase produces MNILNRLVTDVRLMFRRPVRMQCAALCYRFKKKSAAPEMLLITSRDTGRWVIPKGWPMEGKMCHQAAAQEAYEEAGVKGEAGAERIGFYMYDKGMDQGLKVQCMVQVYPLVVLDMLKSFPEKGSRKMEWVSFREGAKRVAEPMLKDLILSFEQRLLATMNPVVQKTAAQ; encoded by the coding sequence TTGAATATCTTGAATCGCCTTGTCACGGATGTACGCCTGATGTTCCGCAGACCCGTGCGGATGCAATGTGCTGCGCTGTGTTACCGGTTCAAGAAGAAGAGCGCGGCGCCAGAGATGCTTTTGATCACCAGCCGTGACACCGGCCGCTGGGTCATTCCCAAGGGATGGCCGATGGAAGGCAAGATGTGTCATCAGGCTGCTGCGCAGGAGGCCTATGAAGAGGCTGGCGTCAAGGGTGAGGCCGGCGCCGAGCGGATCGGCTTTTACATGTACGACAAGGGCATGGACCAGGGCCTCAAGGTTCAGTGCATGGTTCAGGTCTATCCGCTGGTCGTCCTGGATATGCTCAAGAGCTTTCCGGAAAAGGGCAGCCGGAAGATGGAATGGGTGAGCTTTCGCGAAGGCGCCAAGCGCGTCGCCGAGCCGATGCTGAAGGACCTCATCCTGAGCTTCGAACAGCGGCTGCTGGCCACCATGAACCCGGTGGTCCAAAAAACTGCAGCGCAATAA
- a CDS encoding inorganic phosphate transporter, protein MTKPRPSLEKPTLDKYLDKVTLNEEATHHVLRPWAGIGLGFLFLLVSVIFAAAYVSEEPKYLIILAAAAVAGYMAMNIGANDVTNNVGAAVGSKAITMTTALIIAAIFEVAGAVFAGGRVVSTIEAGIVDAAQMPSGEAFVWVMMAALISAAVWINIATWSGAPISTTHSIVGSILGSGVAAAGFSSIHWASLAGITASWTISPLLGGGVAALLLAFIKTFIIYREDKITAAIFWTPILLAVMTGAFATYFAVIGIEKVAHIPMTQGILIGLAVAALTIFAARPWIARQAAGLDNRNQSLRKLFQLPLILSAALLSFAHGANDVSNAVGPLAAIVANVNGLAIVSTTYVPLWVMLIGAFGISCGLLLFGPKLIRVVGEEITKLNPMRAYCVALATAITVIIATSLGLPVSTTHTAVGAVFGIGFFREWYTRNSKRRLEYVRQKTGQMDFERRIEHSPEESHRRRLVRRSHFMTIVAAWVITVPVSALLSAAVYTVFAALFI, encoded by the coding sequence GTGACAAAACCGCGCCCGAGCCTCGAAAAACCGACACTCGACAAATACCTGGACAAGGTGACATTGAACGAGGAAGCGACACATCATGTGTTGCGGCCCTGGGCCGGCATCGGTCTTGGCTTTCTGTTCCTGTTGGTCAGCGTGATTTTCGCGGCCGCCTATGTCTCCGAAGAACCCAAATACCTGATCATTCTCGCCGCCGCCGCCGTTGCCGGTTATATGGCGATGAATATCGGCGCCAATGACGTGACCAACAATGTCGGCGCTGCCGTGGGATCGAAGGCGATCACCATGACGACGGCGCTGATCATCGCCGCCATCTTCGAAGTCGCCGGCGCCGTGTTTGCCGGCGGGCGCGTGGTTTCGACCATCGAGGCGGGCATTGTCGATGCGGCGCAGATGCCATCGGGCGAGGCCTTCGTCTGGGTGATGATGGCCGCCCTGATTTCGGCCGCGGTGTGGATCAACATCGCCACCTGGTCGGGCGCGCCGATCTCCACCACCCACTCGATCGTCGGCAGTATTCTTGGATCCGGCGTAGCGGCGGCCGGGTTTTCCTCGATCCACTGGGCATCGCTTGCGGGCATCACGGCCAGCTGGACAATATCGCCGCTGCTCGGCGGTGGCGTCGCCGCGCTGCTTCTGGCGTTCATCAAGACGTTCATCATCTACCGTGAAGACAAGATCACGGCGGCGATCTTCTGGACGCCGATCCTGCTTGCCGTCATGACGGGCGCTTTCGCCACCTATTTTGCCGTGATCGGCATCGAGAAGGTGGCGCATATTCCCATGACACAAGGCATCCTGATCGGCCTTGCCGTGGCGGCGCTGACCATATTTGCGGCGAGGCCCTGGATCGCGCGCCAGGCTGCCGGGCTCGACAACCGCAACCAGTCGCTGCGCAAGCTGTTCCAGCTGCCGCTCATTCTTTCGGCCGCCCTTCTCTCCTTCGCCCATGGTGCCAACGACGTGTCCAATGCCGTCGGACCACTTGCGGCGATCGTTGCCAACGTCAATGGGCTCGCAATCGTCTCGACCACCTATGTACCGCTCTGGGTGATGCTGATCGGGGCCTTCGGCATTTCCTGCGGCCTGCTTCTGTTTGGTCCCAAACTCATCCGCGTCGTCGGCGAGGAGATCACCAAGCTCAATCCGATGCGCGCCTATTGCGTGGCCCTTGCAACGGCGATCACCGTGATCATCGCGACCTCGCTCGGCCTGCCCGTCTCGACCACGCATACCGCCGTGGGCGCCGTCTTCGGCATCGGCTTTTTCCGCGAATGGTACACCCGCAATTCCAAGCGGCGGCTGGAATATGTGCGCCAGAAGACCGGGCAAATGGATTTCGAGCGCCGGATCGAGCACAGCCCGGAAGAATCGCACCGGCGGCGCCTGGTGCGGCGCTCGCATTTCATGACAATCGTCGCGGCCTGGGTTATCACCGTTCCCGTTTCGGCGCTGTTATCGGCGGCGGTCTACACGGTTTTCGCGGCTCTCTTTATCTAG
- a CDS encoding 16S rRNA (uracil(1498)-N(3))-methyltransferase — protein sequence MRANFRMQRLFIDVPLTQGTIYEASREQFNYLVNVLRFEAGGTVLVFNGRDGEWQAELSFPTKKRLFLTATEQARLQPAPCDLQYLFAPLKVGRLDYLVQKAVEMGAGLLQPVMTQHVQGKITNLDRVRANVIEAAEQCGVLGVPDVAEPRRLDDILSGWPDDRRIIFCDEGDAGQNPLPVLAAVKERKLALLIGPEGGFSDSERTLLRSLDFVTAIPLGPRILRADTAAVAAMAVIQASIGDWQ from the coding sequence ATGCGCGCCAACTTCCGCATGCAGCGGCTGTTCATCGACGTACCGCTGACGCAAGGGACGATTTACGAAGCATCGCGCGAGCAGTTCAACTATCTCGTCAATGTGCTGCGTTTCGAAGCGGGCGGCACCGTGCTGGTTTTCAACGGCCGTGACGGCGAATGGCAGGCGGAACTCTCCTTTCCGACCAAGAAACGGCTGTTCCTGACGGCAACCGAACAGGCGCGGCTGCAACCGGCACCCTGCGATCTGCAGTATCTGTTTGCACCGCTGAAGGTCGGCAGGCTCGATTATCTCGTGCAAAAGGCGGTGGAGATGGGGGCCGGCCTGTTGCAGCCGGTCATGACCCAGCATGTCCAGGGCAAGATCACCAATCTCGACCGGGTGCGCGCCAATGTCATCGAGGCGGCCGAGCAATGTGGCGTCCTCGGCGTTCCCGACGTTGCCGAGCCGCGCCGGCTGGACGACATTCTCAGCGGCTGGCCGGACGATCGCCGCATCATCTTTTGTGACGAAGGCGATGCCGGGCAAAATCCGCTGCCGGTTCTTGCGGCGGTGAAGGAACGCAAACTGGCGCTCCTGATTGGTCCGGAAGGTGGTTTTTCCGATAGCGAACGGACGCTGCTGCGCAGTCTCGACTTCGTCACCGCCATCCCGCTCGGCCCGAGAATTTTGCGGGCGGATACGGCGGCGGTGGCGGCAATGGCTGTGATCCAGGCATCGATTGGCGACTGGCAATAG